Below is a window of Streptomyces taklimakanensis DNA.
GGATGGTCAACCTCGACGGCGTCTACGCCGTGGTCGAGGAGGCCATCAACGCCAAGTAGGCGCGGCTGGAACCGAGTGACCGGAGGTCCGACGGCACGCCGTCGGTCCTCCGGGGTCCGGCGGCCCCCCTCCGGCACCGCCTGTCGGTGCTCCGTTCCCGTCCTCATCCAAGGCGACCAGGCCGTACCGAGGGAGATTGATGTCTGTGAACGTTTCTGACGCGGCGCGTGACGACGCGGCGTCCCGGGTCGTGCTGACCGGGTTCGGCGTGTTCTCCAGCATCGGTGTGGGTGCCGATGAGTTCGCCGAGGGGCTGCGGGCGGGCCGCAGCGGTGCCAAACCGATCACGCTGTTCGACACCGAGGGATTCGCGCACGCCAACGGCTGCGAGATCGCCGGGGCCGAGCCGGAGCGCTGGATCCACAACCTGCCCGTCGAGACCCTGGGCCGCGCGACGCAGTTCTCCGTCGCGGCGGCCCGGATGGCCGTCGAGGCCGCCGGCGCCGACCTGGACGTCCTGCGCGCCCAGCGCGGCATGATCTCCATCGGCACCACCGACGGGGAGTCCTACGACCTCGACCACCTGGTGGAGACCGAGGTCGCCTCCGGCCCCGCCGCCATGGACCCGACCGTGGCCCGGCGCGTCTCCCCCAACCGGCTGTCCATCGCCGCCGCGCAGGAGTTGGGCCTGTCCAACGTCGAGGCGGTGACCATCGCCACCGCCTGCTCGGCCGGCAACTACGCGATCGGCCAGGGCTTCGACGCGATCCGCTCCGGCGAGGTCGACTACGCGCTCTGCGGCGGCGCGGACGCGATGTGCCGCAAGACCTTCACCGGCTTCTACCGGCTCGGCACGATCGCCCCGGACGTGTGCCGTCCCTTCGACGTCGACCGCAAGGGCATCCTCACCGGCGAGGGCGCCGGCGTGCTGATGCTGGAGAGCCTCGCCTCCGCGCAGGCGCGCGGTGCCCGCGTCTACGCCGAGGTGCTCGGCTACGGCATGAACTGCGACGCCTACCACCAGGTCGCCCCGAACCAGGACAGCGTCGCCCGGTGCATGGAGATCGCCCTGGAGAACGCCGGCGTCAAGGCGGAGGAGGTCGACCTGATCTCCGCGCACGGCACCGGCACCAAGGCCAACGACGTGACCGAGTCGCGGGCGATCCACGACGTGTTCGGCGACGCCCCGCCGCGCACCGTCTCGCTCAAGTCGATGCTCGGCCACACCATGGGGGCCGCGAGCGCGCTGGCCGCCATAGCCTGCGCCCTGTCGATCCACCACGGCTTCATACCGCCGACCATCAACCACCGCGAGACCGACCCCGAGTGCGAGATCGA
It encodes the following:
- a CDS encoding beta-ketoacyl-[acyl-carrier-protein] synthase family protein, which codes for MSVNVSDAARDDAASRVVLTGFGVFSSIGVGADEFAEGLRAGRSGAKPITLFDTEGFAHANGCEIAGAEPERWIHNLPVETLGRATQFSVAAARMAVEAAGADLDVLRAQRGMISIGTTDGESYDLDHLVETEVASGPAAMDPTVARRVSPNRLSIAAAQELGLSNVEAVTIATACSAGNYAIGQGFDAIRSGEVDYALCGGADAMCRKTFTGFYRLGTIAPDVCRPFDVDRKGILTGEGAGVLMLESLASAQARGARVYAEVLGYGMNCDAYHQVAPNQDSVARCMEIALENAGVKAEEVDLISAHGTGTKANDVTESRAIHDVFGDAPPRTVSLKSMLGHTMGAASALAAIACALSIHHGFIPPTINHRETDPECEIDCVPNQSVEADLRVVQNNGLAFGGNNAIVVLGKYLDGVR